ACTTCACGACCGGTCAGTGCGTCGTCGGCCCCGAGATCCAGTCGCGCGGCTTCGCCGAGGACGACTCGGTCTTCGACAGCGTCCGCCCGCAGATCACCAAGGCACTCGCCGAGGCGGCCGCCAACGGCACGCGCGACTCGCACGCCTTCAGCCAGGTGGTGCGGCGCACGGTGGGCCGCTGGGTCAACACCAAGCACCGCCGCCGTCCGATGATCGTCCCGGTGGTCATCGAGGCGTAGGCAGCGCGCAGCGCTGCTGCGAGAACCGGCCTGGAGGCACGGTGCGGGTCCGTCACGGACCCTGCCCCGTGCCTCCAGGCCGTTCCGCACCCCGTGGCGGGCAGTCGGGGACGGGCCGGCGGGGTCGGAGCGGTCCCGGCCCGGCGGCCAACCTGTTTCATCCCACAGGATGACGCGCATCTGGAATACCAGTCGCTACCGTCCGGAGCGTGACCGTCCTGCGTCGCTGGGTGTGGCCCGGCCTGAAGTTCCTCGTGTTCGCCGTCATCGCGGTGTCCCTCGTCCGTCTCGCGTTCTTCGCCGCGCAGCCCGAGGGGCAGGAGACCACGCCGACGGCGCAGCTCGAAGACCCGACCGTCACCGTCACCACCGGGGACGTCGTCAACGACGTCGAGGCGAAGGGGACCATCGAGTCGGTCGCCGCGACCCCGGTCCGCGCCACCGCCGAGGGCACGATCAACAAGGTGTTCGTCGGGAACGGCACCGCGGTCGAGCAGGGCGCCCCGATCGTCGACGTCCGTGTCGAGACCCCGTCGACCGGCACGACGGAGGACGGGCAGCCGCTGCCCGCGAAGGTGACCTTCGCCACCGTCGTCGCGCCCGCAGCCGGGGTGGTCTCGGGGCTGGACCTCGTCGCGAAGCAGCCCGTCGCGATCGGCGACGTGGTGGCCCGCGTCGCGCCGGAGGCCTACCGGGCGACCGCGACGCTCGGTGCCGCGCAGCTGTACCGGCTGACCTCGCGGCCGTCCGAGGCCACCGTCACCATCACCGACGGCCCGGCCCCGTTCACGTGCACGAACCTGTCGCTCACGAGCGCCGGGGCCGACGGCTCCGGGGCCGGCTCGTCCGCGGCCGGCTCGTCCGGCACGGGCTCCGACGGCTCGGACGGCACCGGCGCGGACGGTGCCGGAGGTGGCACCGGCGGCACCCAGCTCCGGTGCGACGTCCCCGGCGGCGTGACCGTGTTCCCCGGGCTCGAGGTCACCCTCGCCGTGTCCGCCGGGTCGGCGCAGGGGGTCCTGACGCTCCCGACCACCGCGGTCGAGGGCACCGCCCAGAAGGGCGTCGTGACCGTGGTCGACAGCGACGGCGGGCGCTCCGAGAAGACCGTCGAGCTCGGCCTGAACGACGGCGAGACCGTCGAGGTCAAGGCCGGGCTCGCCGAGGGCGACACGGTCCTGCAGTTCGTCCCCGGCAAGCAGGAGCAGTCCGACGAGGGCACGGACGAGGGCGGGGTGTTCGTCGGATGAGCCTGGTGCACGTCCGGGACCTCCGGAAGTCCGTGCCGCTGCCGGACGGGTCGACGCTCGAGATCCTGCGCGGGGTCGACCTCGACGTCGAGGCGGACAGCCGGGTCGCCATCGTCGGACGGTCCGGATCGGGCAAGTCGACGCTCCTCAACGTCCTCGGGCTGCTCGACACCCCGACCGACGGGCTGCACGAGTTCGACGGACGCGACGTCGGCCGCGCCGGGTCCGTCCGCCGCGACCGGATCCGCGGCGCCGACGTCGGCTTCGTCTTCCAGCAGTTCAACCTGCTGCAGGGCCGCACCGCGGTCGAGAACGTCGAGGTGCCCCTGCTCTACGCGAGCGGCCGCGCGTTCTGGTCGCGCCGTCGGCTCGCGCTCGAGATGCTCGACCGGGTGGGGCTCGCCGACAAGGCGGACACGCAGCCGCACCGGCTCTCGGGTGGCGAGCAACAGCGCGTGGCGATCGCCCGCGCGCTCGTCCGCGCCCCGCGCCTGATCCTGGCCGACGAGCCGACCGGGGCGCTCGACGTCGACACCGGACGGGTCGTGATGGAGCTGCTCGAGACCGTCGCGGCCGAGACGCGTGCGGCCCTGGTGACGATCACGCACGACCCCGCGGTCGCCGCCCGGGCGGACGTGGTGCACCGGATCGACCACGGGATCGTGGAAGAGGGCGATGCGCTCGTCCGTGCTGATCCGTCCGGTGCTGATCCGTCCGGTGCTGATCTGTCCGGTGCTGCTGCGTCCGCGATCGTCGGGGGCGTCGCGTGAACCGGCTGCTCACCACGGTCGTCGGCACGTTCGTCGAGTCGTGGCAGGAGCTCCGCGTGCACCGCGGCCGCGTCGTCCTCAGCCTGGTCGGCGTGACGATCGCCGTGGCGTCCCTCGCGGTCGTCGTCGGCTTCGGGTCGCTCGCCGAACGGGTCACCGCCGCGTTCAACGAGCAGTACGGCGGCCGACCCGCGACGTACTCGTTCAACGGTTCCACCACCGGCTCCGGGTCCGCGGACCCCGCGGGGACGGCGGCCGTCGCGGACGCCGCTGCGCTCGACCGCGAGCTGCGCGCCGGAGCCGAGCGCTACGACGTCCGGTACACGTCCGAGGCGACGTTCGTGCAGCGCGACGTGCAGTTCCCGGACGGGGTCGCGCTCGTGCAGGGCACGACGGTCGACCCCGCGTACGCCGAGATGCACCGCGTGCGGCTCGCGTCGGGGGCGTGGTTCACCGAGCGGGACCGGGACCGCCTGGCCCCCGCGATCGTCGTCAACCGGGCGTTCCTCGAGCGGATCGGCAGCCCGGACATCGTGACCCACCCGGTCGTGCGACTGCCGGGGACGCCCGACGTCACCGCCGTCGTGATCGGCCAGGTGGTGTCGTCGGAGTACGACACCGATCCGTCCTTCTACCAGCTGGCGAACTCCGTCGCGACCGCGAACGCCGCGGTGTCGCCGGACCTCGGGGCGGGCCGGACCTTCCAGGCGTGGGTCCCGGCGGCCTCCGGCAAGGCCGTCGCCGAACGCATCGCCGCCGACGCCGAGCGTGCCCTCGGCCCCGGGTGGACCGTCTCCGCGGACCGGTCCGACGCGGCCGGTCAGGTGGACGGCGACCCGCTCGGCCCGCTCCGCTGGGTGATCGCGGGCGTCGCGGTCCTGGTCCTGGTGCTCGGTGGGCTCGGCCTGCTCAACGTGTCGCTCGTCAGCGTCCGCCAGCGCATCCGCGAGATCGGGGTGCGACGGGGCGTCGGTGCGACCGCCGGACGGATCTTCGTCGCGGTCCTGCTCGAGAACGTGCTCGGCACGCTCGTCGCGGGCGGCGTCGGCGTCATGGTCGGTGCCGCGCTGCTCGGGAACGACACCGTCCGCGGCCTCATCACGCAGGGCGTCGACGTGGGCGGGGCACCGTTCCCGGTCGAGGCCGCGCTCGTCGGGGTCGGGTCGGCCGTGCTCGTCGGCGCGCTCGCCGGGTTCCTGCCGGCCATCGTCGCGGTCCGCGTCAAGGTCATCGACGCGATCCGGTACTGATGGCGGGGCGACCGCGGAATGTCCCGAGCGGGGATTAGGGTCGTCCCCATGGCCGGAGGCACCAAGTCGACCACGCGTTCGCGCGCGTCATCGTCGTCCCGCGGGAGCGGGTCGCGTGGGACGTCGCGCACGCGAGCGACCACGAAGAAGCTGCCGCAGGCCGCACCGACGCCGGTGTTCCGCGAGCAGAACCCGATCGTGAGCGCCTGGCTCGGCATGGCCCACGGGGTCGGCGCGCTCTTCCGGCTGCTCGGCAAGGAGTCCCTCGAGAAGGACCAGCGCCGCGACGGCTTCCCGTTCCTGCTGTTCGTGCTCGCGATCGCGGGCGGCGTGGTCGAGTGGCTCAACCCGACGAACCCGGTGTCGGTCGCGCTCGACGCGTACACGTTCGGCGGGCTCTTCGGCCGGCTGGCAGTCGCGCTCCCGGTGATCATGATCGTCTTCGCCGGGTGGCTGTTCCGGCACCCCGCTTCGGTGCACGACAACACCCGGATCGGGATCGGGCTCGGGCTGATGCTCGTGTCGATCGCCTCGCTCTGCCACGTGTTCGGCGGACAGCCGAGCGCCGCGGACGGCATGGTCGCCCTCGCAGCGGCGGGCGGCGTGCTCGGCTGGGTCGTCATCAGCTGGCTCGTCGCGGTCGCCACGGTCTGGGTTGCGGTACCCGTCGCCGTGCTGCTGCTCGTGCTCTCCCTCTTCATCATCACCAAGACGCCGCCGAACAAGACCGGTCGACGGCTGCACGAGCTCTACGCCTACCTGTTCGGCGCCCCGGCGCCCGAGGCCGAGGCCGACCCGGCCGCCGACGCCGACGCTCCTGCTCCGCGGCCCCGCGGTCGCAAGCGCCAGCAGGGCGGCGAGGGCGACTTCCAGCTCTTCGACGACCTCGGCTTCGAGGGCGACCAGCAGTCCGGCGGCGACCAGCAGTCCGGCGGCGACCAGCCCGAGGGCGGCACCGTCCCGTGGTGGCGGCGCAACGGCTCCGGTCGCGAGGAAGACCCGGCGTACGACACCCCGGTGCTGCCCGCGGCCGCGCCCGCGCCGACGTCGGAGCGCCCGAACGCGGGTGCCGCGGCCAGCCTGGTCGACCACACGCCGACCGAGCCCGGGTCGGTGAACCTCAACGACTCCATCGAACAGGACCTCGAGGTCGCCGAGCGCGTGCTCCGTGACGCCGGGGTGGCGGTGCCCGACCACACGGAGGCTGCGTCGGTCGCGGCTCCGGCTGCCACGCCGGCCGTCGCACCGGTCGCGCGCCCGAACGCCGGCGTCTCGCCGGTCGTGTCCGCCTCGGCACCCGCGTCGGTGCCGGACGCCGAACCGGCCGAGGACGACCTGCAGGGGCTCCCCGCCGCGGGCGCAGCGGACGAGGACCCGTCCGCGCCGTACCGACTGCCCGCAGCGACGACACTGAGCGCCGGGACGCCGTCGGTCGCCCGCAGCCAGGCGAACGACGACATCGTCGCCGCGATCACGGGCGTCCTCACGGAGTTCAAGGTCGACGCGAAGGTCACCGGCTTCTCCCGGGGCCCGACGGTCACGCGCTACGAGATCGAGCTCGGTCCGGGCGTCAAGGTCGAGCGGGTCACGGCGCTGTCGAAGAACCTGTCGTACGCGGTCGCGTCGAACGAGGTCCGCATCCTCTCGCCCATCCCCGGCAAGAGCGCGATCGGCGTCGAGATCCCGAACACCGACCGCGAGGTCGTCTCGCTCGGCGACGTCCTGCGCTCGAACGCGGCGCGGAAGTCCAAGCACCCGATGACGATCGGCGTCGGCAAGGACGTCGAGGGAGGCTTCGTCGTCGCGAACCTCGCGAAGATGCCGCACATGCTCGTCGCGGGCTCGACGGGCTCCGGCAAGTCGGTGTTCATCAACTCGATGATCACGTCGCTCCTCATGCGCGCGAAGCCGTCCGAGGTCCGGATGGTCCTCGTCGACCCGAAGCGCGTCGAGCTGTCGATCTACGCGGGGGTCCCGCACCTCATCACGCCCATCATCACGAACCCCAAGAAGGCGGCCGAGGCGCTGCAGTGGGTCGTGAAGGAGATGGACATGCGGTACGACGACCTGGCGTCGTTCGGCTTCCGCCACGTCGACGACTTCAACAAGGCCATCGAGAACAACGAGATCGTCCTGCCGGCCGGGAGCGAGCGGAAGCTCAAGCCCTACCCGTACCTGCTCGTCGTCGTCGACGAGCTCGCCGACCTCATGCTCGTCGCGCCCCGCGACGTCGAGGAGTCGATCGTCCGTATCACCCAGCTCGCCCGCGCTGCCGGCATCCACCTCGTGCTCGCGACGCAGCGCCCGTCGGTCGACGTCATCACCGGTCTGATCAAGGCGAACGTGCCGTCGCGCATCGCGTTCGCGGTGACGAGCGTCACCGACTCGCGCGTCATCCTCGACCAGCCCGGCGCCGACAAGCTCATCGGTCAGGGCGACGCGCTGTTCCTGCCGATGGGGTCCTCGAAGGCCGTCCGCGTGCAGGGCGCCTGGGTCCAGGAGAGCGAGGTCGCCGAGGTCGTCCAGCACGTCACCCGGCAGGCCCAGCCCGAGTACCGGCAGGACGTCGCCGCCGTGGTCGAGCGCAAGGAGATCGACGCGGACATCGGCGACGACCTCGAGCTGCTGCTCGCCGCGGTCGAGCAGGTCGTGTCGACGCAGTTCGGCTCGACGTCGATGCTCCAGCGCAAGCTCCGCGTCGGGTTCGCGAAGGCCGGTCGCCTGATGGACCTCATGGAGTCGCGGGACATCGTCGGCCCGTCCGAGGGGTCGAAGGCCCGCGACGTGCTCGTCACGCCGGACCAGCTGCCCGCCGTCCTCGCGAAGCTCCGCGGTGAGGAGCCGCCCGCCGAGCCGGCAGCGGCTCCCGCACCGGGCCCGGCGGCACCGGTCGCATCCGCGCCGACGTCGACGCCGCCGGACGAGGACCGCTACGGTACCGACCCGGTCGCCGACATGACGCGCGGGTACCCTGAGGAAGAGGACGGTCCGGACGAGGACGCCTGGGGACTGACGGGCAGGGAGTGACGACGTGACCAGCTCGCAGCACACCCGCTCGGCGGCCCGGTTCCCGTGGCGGGGCCGGTTGCTCCGCAAGGGCGAGGGACCGGCGTCGACCGCGAACGTCGCCAACGTCATCACCGTCGTGCGCATCCTGATGGCGCCGTTGTTCTTCGTGATGCTGCTCGCCGACGGCGGGCAGGACACGTCGCTGCGGGTGTGGGCCGCGGTCGTCTTCGTCGTGGCGATCGTCACCGACAGCGCGGACGGCATCATCGCCCGCCGCCAGAACCTGGTCACGGACTTCGGGAAGCTCGTCGACCCGATCGCCGACAAGGTGCTCATCGGGGGCGCCCTGGTCGCGCTGTCGATCCTCGGTGAGCTGCCCTGGATCGTGACCGTGCTGATCATGCTCCGCGAGATCGGCATCACCGTCTTCCGGTTCGCCGTCCTGTCGGACCGGGTGATCCCGGCGAGCCGCGGCGGCAAGGTCAAGACCGTGCTGCAGGCCGTCGCGATCACGCTCGCGCTGTTCCCGTGGTGGAACGTCGTCGGCGACCTCGCGCACTGGGTGAACGGCATCCTGATGACCGCCGCGCTCCTCGCCACCGTGATCAGCGGGGCCGACTACCTCTGGCAGGCCTGGAAGCACAACCGGACCGCCGCGTGACCGACGTCGCAGCGCTCGTCGCCGTGCTGACCGCCCGTGGCGAGACCGTGGCTGTGGCCGAGTCGCTCACGGGCGGCCTCGTCGTGGCGACCCTCGTCGGGGTCCCCGGGGCCAGCGTCGTCGTCCGCGGTGGTGTCGTGGCGTACGCGACGCCCGTCAAGCACACCGTGCTCGGCGTCTCGGCGGACCTCCTCGCCGAGCACGGGGCGGTCGACCCCGAGGTCGCCCGGCAGATGGCGAGCGGCGTCCGCACCGCACTCGCGGTCGACGGCGAGCCCGCCACGTGGGGGATCAGCACCACCGGTGTCGCCGGCCCGGACCCGCAGGACGGCAAGCCCGTGGGCACGGTGTTCGTCGGCATCGCGTCCGCGTCGGGCGCCGAGGCGTACGAACTCCACCTGGAGGGCGACCGCGAGGCAATCCGACAGGGCACGGTCTCCGAACTCCTGGCACGGATGTCGGCGACGGTGCGCAGCGGGGAATAGGCCCCGTTACCGCTGGGTTACATCCCACGCAATCTCCAGCAGGACGGCAGCCGGCGTCGCTAGCATGCTGCAACCGGCAACGTCACCGTTGCTGAACCCGACCACGGTCACCGGGACCAGGCGGGCGCGGAGACGACAGAGAGGAGGAGTTCTCATGGTTCTCGTTCGTCAGGAGATCGGCGACGTGCTGCGGGACTTCCGCTTGCAGAAGGGCCGGACCCTCCGTCAGGTCGCGTCCAAGGCCAGCGTTGCTCTCGGGTACCTGAGCGAGGTGGAGCGCGGTCAGAAGGAGGCCAGCTCCGAGATCCTCGCCTCCGTGGCCGACGCGCTCGACACGCCCATCTCGACCATCATGCGCGAGGTCGGCGACCGGCTCGCGGTCGTCGAGGGACTCACCCCGGTCCCGGACACCCTGCCCGACGACCTCGTCGCCGAGTTCGACAACGACCTCGCGGTGCGCTGACCCCGTACCGCTCCACGGACGCCCCCGCCGATGCAGGCGGGGGCGTTCTGCTGTCCGGGGCGCTCGTTACGCTGGTCGGATGCGGGTGAGTGAGTTCTGGCGTGCCGTCGACCAGGTGTTCGGGTCGGCCTACGGCGCAGTGGTGACGCGGGACGTCGTGCTCGAGGAGCTGGGCGGGCGGTCCGCGGCGGACGCGCTCGACGCCGGGATCGATGCGCGTCGTGTGTGGGAGGCGCTGTGCGACTCGCAGGACGTGCCGCTCGACAAGCGGCACGGCAAGGGGCTCGCGGAACCGCGGGACTGACCCGGTCCGCACGACCCGAAACTGTGTTCGGCGTGTTGCTCGAACGCGTGTTCGATCGGTGCTACGTTCCTCCACATCGGAGTTGCTCCGGATGTCCGTCCACAGGTGGCGCGTCGACCGGCAGTG
The Curtobacterium citreum genome window above contains:
- a CDS encoding FtsK/SpoIIIE family DNA translocase, which codes for MAGGTKSTTRSRASSSSRGSGSRGTSRTRATTKKLPQAAPTPVFREQNPIVSAWLGMAHGVGALFRLLGKESLEKDQRRDGFPFLLFVLAIAGGVVEWLNPTNPVSVALDAYTFGGLFGRLAVALPVIMIVFAGWLFRHPASVHDNTRIGIGLGLMLVSIASLCHVFGGQPSAADGMVALAAAGGVLGWVVISWLVAVATVWVAVPVAVLLLVLSLFIITKTPPNKTGRRLHELYAYLFGAPAPEAEADPAADADAPAPRPRGRKRQQGGEGDFQLFDDLGFEGDQQSGGDQQSGGDQPEGGTVPWWRRNGSGREEDPAYDTPVLPAAAPAPTSERPNAGAAASLVDHTPTEPGSVNLNDSIEQDLEVAERVLRDAGVAVPDHTEAASVAAPAATPAVAPVARPNAGVSPVVSASAPASVPDAEPAEDDLQGLPAAGAADEDPSAPYRLPAATTLSAGTPSVARSQANDDIVAAITGVLTEFKVDAKVTGFSRGPTVTRYEIELGPGVKVERVTALSKNLSYAVASNEVRILSPIPGKSAIGVEIPNTDREVVSLGDVLRSNAARKSKHPMTIGVGKDVEGGFVVANLAKMPHMLVAGSTGSGKSVFINSMITSLLMRAKPSEVRMVLVDPKRVELSIYAGVPHLITPIITNPKKAAEALQWVVKEMDMRYDDLASFGFRHVDDFNKAIENNEIVLPAGSERKLKPYPYLLVVVDELADLMLVAPRDVEESIVRITQLARAAGIHLVLATQRPSVDVITGLIKANVPSRIAFAVTSVTDSRVILDQPGADKLIGQGDALFLPMGSSKAVRVQGAWVQESEVAEVVQHVTRQAQPEYRQDVAAVVERKEIDADIGDDLELLLAAVEQVVSTQFGSTSMLQRKLRVGFAKAGRLMDLMESRDIVGPSEGSKARDVLVTPDQLPAVLAKLRGEEPPAEPAAAPAPGPAAPVASAPTSTPPDEDRYGTDPVADMTRGYPEEEDGPDEDAWGLTGRE
- a CDS encoding helix-turn-helix domain-containing protein → MVLVRQEIGDVLRDFRLQKGRTLRQVASKASVALGYLSEVERGQKEASSEILASVADALDTPISTIMREVGDRLAVVEGLTPVPDTLPDDLVAEFDNDLAVR
- a CDS encoding HlyD family efflux transporter periplasmic adaptor subunit, which gives rise to MTVLRRWVWPGLKFLVFAVIAVSLVRLAFFAAQPEGQETTPTAQLEDPTVTVTTGDVVNDVEAKGTIESVAATPVRATAEGTINKVFVGNGTAVEQGAPIVDVRVETPSTGTTEDGQPLPAKVTFATVVAPAAGVVSGLDLVAKQPVAIGDVVARVAPEAYRATATLGAAQLYRLTSRPSEATVTITDGPAPFTCTNLSLTSAGADGSGAGSSAAGSSGTGSDGSDGTGADGAGGGTGGTQLRCDVPGGVTVFPGLEVTLAVSAGSAQGVLTLPTTAVEGTAQKGVVTVVDSDGGRSEKTVELGLNDGETVEVKAGLAEGDTVLQFVPGKQEQSDEGTDEGGVFVG
- the pgsA gene encoding CDP-diacylglycerol--glycerol-3-phosphate 3-phosphatidyltransferase, whose product is MTSSQHTRSAARFPWRGRLLRKGEGPASTANVANVITVVRILMAPLFFVMLLADGGQDTSLRVWAAVVFVVAIVTDSADGIIARRQNLVTDFGKLVDPIADKVLIGGALVALSILGELPWIVTVLIMLREIGITVFRFAVLSDRVIPASRGGKVKTVLQAVAITLALFPWWNVVGDLAHWVNGILMTAALLATVISGADYLWQAWKHNRTAA
- a CDS encoding ABC transporter ATP-binding protein; this encodes MSLVHVRDLRKSVPLPDGSTLEILRGVDLDVEADSRVAIVGRSGSGKSTLLNVLGLLDTPTDGLHEFDGRDVGRAGSVRRDRIRGADVGFVFQQFNLLQGRTAVENVEVPLLYASGRAFWSRRRLALEMLDRVGLADKADTQPHRLSGGEQQRVAIARALVRAPRLILADEPTGALDVDTGRVVMELLETVAAETRAALVTITHDPAVAARADVVHRIDHGIVEEGDALVRADPSGADPSGADLSGAAASAIVGGVA
- a CDS encoding CinA family protein, whose product is MTDVAALVAVLTARGETVAVAESLTGGLVVATLVGVPGASVVVRGGVVAYATPVKHTVLGVSADLLAEHGAVDPEVARQMASGVRTALAVDGEPATWGISTTGVAGPDPQDGKPVGTVFVGIASASGAEAYELHLEGDREAIRQGTVSELLARMSATVRSGE
- a CDS encoding DUF3046 domain-containing protein, translating into MRVSEFWRAVDQVFGSAYGAVVTRDVVLEELGGRSAADALDAGIDARRVWEALCDSQDVPLDKRHGKGLAEPRD
- a CDS encoding ABC transporter permease; this encodes MNRLLTTVVGTFVESWQELRVHRGRVVLSLVGVTIAVASLAVVVGFGSLAERVTAAFNEQYGGRPATYSFNGSTTGSGSADPAGTAAVADAAALDRELRAGAERYDVRYTSEATFVQRDVQFPDGVALVQGTTVDPAYAEMHRVRLASGAWFTERDRDRLAPAIVVNRAFLERIGSPDIVTHPVVRLPGTPDVTAVVIGQVVSSEYDTDPSFYQLANSVATANAAVSPDLGAGRTFQAWVPAASGKAVAERIAADAERALGPGWTVSADRSDAAGQVDGDPLGPLRWVIAGVAVLVLVLGGLGLLNVSLVSVRQRIREIGVRRGVGATAGRIFVAVLLENVLGTLVAGGVGVMVGAALLGNDTVRGLITQGVDVGGAPFPVEAALVGVGSAVLVGALAGFLPAIVAVRVKVIDAIRY